The sequence GTCCAATTTTTATTTTACAGTTTCGATTATAGGAATCATTGTATTTTCCCTGATATATATTGCGGCGATATTCTTTTTTGCAGACAATATACTGCAGCTTTTAAACATTCCTTCAAATATTTTCTATCAGGCTAAAAGCTATCTGCATGTAATGATGTTTTTCTATCCGCTGAACTGTTTCATCATAGTTATTTCCTATTTTATTCGTTCCGACGGGTATCCGAATTTACCTTTCTATTCAGTGTTGATAGCAAATGTGACAAATATAATATGTGATGTAATATTCCTGAAATTCTTCAACATGGGAATTGAAGGCGCAGCATTGTCAACAGTTGTTGGATACGCTGTAGGGGTGGCCTATATATCAAAATACCTGTTAAGCAAACGCCGAACATTCAAGTTCGTTTCACTCACCAAACTGAAAATTGGGCAGTGCTTGGATTCATTCAAAAAAATAGTTCTCAACACTCCGGAGGTTGTGGGAAAGATATTCTTCTCAACTCAGATGGCGGTATTCACATATCTCTGCTCCACCTATTACGGTGCTGCGGGACTTTTGGCCTTTCTTGTATATGACAACTCCGAAACATTCGTATACATTGTCCTTTCCGGAATCATGAAGGCAATGAGTCCAATTGTGGCAGTGTTTTATAAGGAAATGGACTTCAAGGCAGTGCAGTATATAATCAAAAAGTCAATCAAGCAGATTTTAATAGTTAGCGTGCCTGTTGCGGTTCTTTCTTTGTCTATCCGGATATACTGATAAAGCTTTTCAACATTACCGACCCAACATACGTGGAGATTGTCAGCTTTGCAATACGCGTGACCTCATTCGGATTGATTGGTAGATGCATGTCATATCTTCTGGCCAA comes from uncultured Methanobrevibacter sp. and encodes:
- a CDS encoding MATE family efflux transporter — its product is MERKYRFLRDKYYGLLLPTLFMVMSEKIAVVIDVIMVGIFIGGSQLAPINSISPLLYFTGIFYILFGQGGSLLALRAKSDLDEGKSNFYFTVSIIGIIVFSLIYIAAIFFFADNILQLLNIPSNIFYQAKSYLHVMMFFYPLNCFIIVISYFIRSDGYPNLPFYSVLIANVTNIICDVIFLKFFNMGIEGAALSTVVGYAVGVAYISKYLLSKRRTFKFVSLTKLKIGQCLDSFKKIVLNTPEVVGKIFFSTQMAVFTYLCSTYYGAAGLLAFLVYDNSETFVYIVLSGIMKAMSPIVAVFYKEMDFKAVQYIIKKSIKQILIVSVPVAVLSLSIRIY